TTTAAGGACCTTTCCTGTAAGCTGTAAGGTAGGGTATCCTTCCTCAGTCTTCCTAAGATGTTACTGGAGCTACTACCAAAACAGACACTGTTGAGAGGGGAAGGGACAGTGAATAGTAAACATGTTAGCTCAGTGGACCCTGGGAAGGGCTGCTGTGGTAGTTCACCAGGTCCTTAGGGTCTTCCTTAGCTGGGAGGCAGCCTTGCACCAGCAACAGAGTGGGGCAGAATCCAAAGACAAGGGGTTTTGGCTACCATCCTTCTAAAGACCCTAAATGCACAGTTGGGGCTGCCCAAGTGTCTTCTAGTGAGAGAGTTCTGTTTCTACCCAAATAAGCTGCCCCAGATCCTGTTCTGCTGTGTACTTCTAGAAAAGACTTTTtttcagtcttaaaaaaaaaaaaaaagcaaaaacttaGGCTGTGGGACTGGATTACTAAGTACCCAGGAAGAGCAATGGTTTGTCACAGGTAATGGGGGACAGCAAGCCCTGTCTAGTACAACTGCTACTTGCCCTGCTGTTGAATAAGCACGCATAGGAGGGGATGGTGGTGGGCTCAGCACTGTAGCTGGAGACGAGGTCGGTCCAAGATGACAGGGATGGATGACTTGGGAGCAGCTACAGACTGGAAAGTAGTTGCGGTCAGCTCGAGGGAAGCCCTCGATGGTTATTTTCAAAGGAAAGACCAGGTCACACTCTGTCATGCCCTCAGGCCAGCTCTGACCCTAGTGAAGCTGGTTCTGCAGCACAGGTGAAAACTACAGGGCTCAATACCACAGGTTGTAGGATCCAGTTCCAAAAGATAAGCCAGGTGAGAGCCCTTGTCAAAAATAGCTGTCCTAGGACATTAGAGTTCATTAACAGAGGCGATGTAGAGGGCCATCGGCCAGACATCTGACCAAGCCAGTCGTGGATGGAGAAGGTGGCACCTCAATGCAGAGGTCACCCTTGCTGCCCACATCAGTGTGACCACAGGCACCCAGAAACTGTAAACCTCTCCTCCATGGCTGTGTACTGGGCAGGGGGCCATTCAGACATCTGACAGGCCTGTCACAGTAGGACACAAGAGTGGCACTAACAGTCCAGCAAAGGTCAGCTTGTGCAAGCGGAGGAGACCTACCCACTGCAGTCACGCTGATGCCAACCGCCTAACTGGGACTGATTTATAGAAATGATTGATAGATACCCTTAGCACATCACTGAGATTCAATGTCACAGTCCCCGTGAGACTGCAGTTCAGGAAGGCCAAATAGGATGGCAAAACTGTCACTGCCAGGATCTTGTTTCCCATCCTGCCTCTCCCAGAGCCCGGGCCGCCCTCACCCGTCCTGCATCCCTCTCAGCACCCATCCTGGCACCCATCCAGTTGCAGCTGGCTACTAAAATGTTAATTTGGCCTTGGGCTTTTTGGAAGAAGACCAATTCATAAATTATTCATGTTTATTTACAAAGTCACATTCCAAAAATATTTCAAGTAATAAATAGTTTTTAGCATTTGTCACAATCTGCCTGCCTGGTGTAAGGCTTCCAAAGTCAAGAAGGGGATGTGGCTTCTGCAAAGCCTTCTTCCACAGCAAACCCGAGACCCAGGAATCTCCTGGCCTCCACTGAGGAATGAAGACACCACTGGGGAGTCCAAGCCCCACCCTGCAGCACCCACTGGACCCCGAGATGTCTTCAGCACAAGACAAAGCACCCTATTTTAGCCCCAAGATCCACAGCCAGCCCCCAGAGCTGCCGAGAAGCCTGGCTCCGGACTAGCTGGGGATGCGCCTGGATGCTGGGCGCAGGGGTAGCTGCCACTCTGGCCACGGCCAGCACCAGGTTCTTGTGTCAGGCTTTCATCACTGCCATGAAGGAGACCTGCAGGGGAGAAGGGACGGTTGGGTCCTGCCCTCTGCTCCCCACTGTCCTTCCAAACACCACCTGAGAATGACACAGCCCAGCTCCCAGGGCTATCGGGTGGCTCTTTATGAGGGTGTCACAGCACCATTTATCCCAGAGGCCACTTACAGCAAGGCTCCTGGGAGGAGGGTGAGGGAATGAAGACCCAGCCCGCCAAGCGGACGTGGACAGGAAAGCCAAGCAAGCAAGGGTGCCGCATACAAACCTCCTGCAGCAGCTGGCCCAGCATCTCCTGGCTGTGAATGGACTGCCTGTGGAGAGAATGTCTGGTCATCTCCCAAAACTGCCTTACAGACCTCCCACCAGACCCAGGCCCTACCCCCAGGCTTAGACCAGCAGGAGTCTCAAAGCCCACAGGCCTACCTCTTGGCTTTGCTAGAAAGGCAGGAGCCTGGACATGCAGGCCAAGCACAAGGCTCATATGGAAGAAAGAGTTACAATGCTGGGGACGCTGACCCCTGCTGGCCTCCAAGGCCTGGAGACCTACCTGTCTATTCTGGTTGCTATGGTCACTGTGAAGGTACCCTCTGTATCTGGCAGGTAGGTGGAGGGAACAATCCTGTAGTTCCCCGCagaaaggaggcagaggcggCTCACTTCCTGGGCATAGCAATGTGGCACACAGCTTAGCAGTGGCTCCTGGAGCAGCAGTGAACATGCGTCCTGGTTCTCCCCATCTGCTGGAACCTGAGCAACAGTGGGACCGGCATGGAGGCCCGTACAGGGTGGCATGGCTTGCTCTCATTCGGCACAGCAGCAGCGGAGAACACTGCCCTGACCCAGCTGGTACACCTGACCTTCTCAGTCCTTGACCTATGGAACCACTGCGCTAAGGAGAAGAGCCACTGGGCCAGGTCACCAGGGTCAGGGCCCTGCAGTGGTACGCAGCCCTGAAGAACATCCCACTTCAGTGGTCAGTTTTACACACACTAACACAAAAGTGCTCAAGAGTACTGGATGGGCCCTGGGCAAGGGCACTCTATTTGGAGTTCCAGGTGACCTCCGTGATTCGAGGAGTCCAACTTTCTGGGATGTACCGACATCCTCAACGGAACTTTCTTAATGAAAAACTCCTGGTCTCTCCCGGCCATGTCACCTGCATTCCAGGTATACATGCCTCCTCCCAGAACTGCGAACCCCGCTGTAGCCTGACACACCCTCTGCCGAGGCTCACGGTGATGTGGCCCAAAGTGGGCACGGCTTCACGGATGGGAAGCCTCATTGTCACTACGAAGTCTGCAGCCCATGACCCTTGACCTCTAGCAgcacttctctctcctctcccacttcTCCAGCTGAAACTTTGATCAGTGTGCTCCCCGCCTGCTGGCTGTGAGGCAGAAGTGGTGAAGAGCACCCTGGGGAGACCTGAGACTCACTGAACCCTCCCCATCCACAGCCCGCCTGGCAGGGAAACCAGTGTAAGCAAGCTCCCGGGCCATCACAGAAGCCCCATGCTGAGGCTCCTTAGTGTGGTCTCTCCTCCATTACCTATGGCTGCCCCTGGCTGGCAGCCTCAAAGTACAGTTCCCAGAGCACACGTCTTCAAGTCCTGAGCCAGACTCACAAGAGCTTTGCCTCAACCATCCAAGTATCCGGAATCTTCTGGGCTTGTTGACTGTGGCTGTAGCACCTGACCACCAAGCTGTCCTGCTACTGGCAGTGGCCAAGTACAGGTCTCTCCTTGCTAGCTTGTCCTGGAGTCTATAGCCCTTTCCAACAGAAGCCCACACTCTGCCCAGCTCTACCCGATTCCATTACAGAACAGCTCCAGAGTGGCATGGGAAGGAGGGGCTGTGAGACTGCCCATGGTGACTGCTCCATGTGGTGTGAGTGAGTGAGGCCTCTCCAGTAACTGCCAGGGCCACACCCACCTCAAGGAGAGGCTGGGCTTCTGCCTCAGAAGCCCTGGAGAAGAGCCCAGGTGAGGGATAGGAGGCATGCATGGATGGAATGACCTCAGACAGGGTACTTGGAGGGAGGTGAGCTACCCCAAATGACCCCAGTGAATAGTCTTTGTGAAACAATGCAAGTGAGTCTCTCGTGAGGCCAGCCAGCTGGACCACCAGGCCCAAATGATAGAAGCCAGCCTCTGTGTCACAGTCACAGGCCTCCCCTCGAACCTAACTCACCTGAAAGACATGGAAGCCAATAGGGTGGAGCTGGCTGTCACTGAGTCGGCAGTGTTGCTGCAGGGTGATACGGATGTAGCGGGGACCAGCACCCTCAGGAACGGAGAAGGGGAGGCAGGGATTGCAGGGATAAGAGGCAAAGTTCCTGCTGCCCCCGGCTGtctggccagctctccagcagccTCGCAAGTGCACAGTCTCCCACTCGCCTGCAGGCAGAGCTGTTCCAGGTGATGCGCCCTTGCTGGCCAGCCTGACGGCGCTGTCAGGATACACACAGAAGGCACTGGCAGCCTGCCCAAGGGACGGCCCAAGGCCCACCCTGGCACTGAGCACACCCTTGCTCTTCCCAGACCTAGCACAGTTGGAGGTGGCCCAGCCAGCACTGGCTCCTCACCTGAGGGAGATCTTCCCAGTGGAGAAGACTCTGAGCAGGAACTGCCCTGGCACATCCTTCAGGAAGGTGCTAGGGACAGCCAGGTAGTAGCCTGGAGAGAGCTCACAATGCAAGTGGATCTCACGATCATATGCATGGCATGCAGTGCCAGCCACTGGGGGTGCAGACAGGACTCTGGGCAGGCTGATCTTCCGTTTCTCTACCTGCAtggatggaggcaggaggctgaggagagTCACCCCCATGCACTGggcttctgcctccctgctcAGCCAAAGCTCCCGGAGACTTCTGACAAATCTAAGCCTATAGACAGCCCACAGCATCCATCCCCTCGAGCTAGGTGAAGATGCCAAAGACCTAGGGCTTCCTTCAGAGGGGCAAAATAGACAAATCTAGAACCATGTTCAAAAAGGCCCATGACCAGTACAGCCTAGGGAATGCTGAAGAAGGTACTTTCCAGTAACTTTTTTTGCAAGAGGAAAGGACCATGACATAGGCCACGCTCACAAAGGGACAATGAACAGTGGTGTGAGTTGTCACATGGTACCAAGATACACAAGATGAAAATATAGCCACTGAGTAAGCAAGAGCAATCCCTGACCTACCTGTTCTAGGAAATAGATATTTGTTTGTAAAACTGTCCAAATATCTCAGACTGACCATTAAATAACCCTATACACGTCCAGGCTGTAATGGGGGAATCAGGAAGGCAGCTGGGGGAGTACACAGGGCAAGCAGCAGCCTAGCATGATGGTAAAACTCTTTCCTCTGGAAGATGGGACTGTAGAGATGAAGCTAGCCTCCACCTCTGCGGTGGGGCGGGCAGACTTTGAATTAGCTGCTTCTGTTGCTGTATCAGAGGCGTCTGACGCCAGAGAACATGGGAAAGGAATCGATAGCCAGGGGTGGGAGCTCCTGGGACTTAAGCCTCCAATATGTCTGCATAACTTTCCACTGCAGGAGCAGCAGATGGCGTTACCTTCCAGATGTGCAGGCCCACAGCCTGGTAGTCTTTGCCTGGAAGGGTCGCTGGGGCAGGACTTGCGCCCACCAGTGCCCGCGCCTGGCCCACCGAGTGCCTCCGGGGTCTCTGAAGGACGGCTACACACACCTCGCTGGGGTCCAGGAGCCGTAACCAGAACTTGGGGTTGCAGGGAAAGCCACTGTTGTTCCGACAGCCTCCTGCTGACTGCCCTGTCACCCAGGCACCAGGCAGTGTCCGCGTATGGCACAGCACCTTCTCTAGTGAGTGGGAGAGCACGCATGTCAGCTCCGAGAGGACCCGCTGGCTCTGCTGTAGCCGCAGGCCGAGGTGAGCATACCGTCTGAGAATCACACCCGCTCCCCTCCTCCAAAACCCCAGTCGGTCGGTCACAGGCAGGACTGTACCCATCCATGGTGGGCCAGCCTCTCTCCTCTATGAGCCTTTCTATAATAAAGGCTCCTGGCTTCATAGAGGAGAGGCCACTCCTGCTGGCGGCCTACCTGTGTAGAGACTCTGTAGGTGGCCAGCCTCAGTGACTGGGTAGCCGATGGTGACCTCATCGAACTCCCTGAGgaactcctcttcctccacccagAACTCTCCTTCCTGGAGCTGGGCCAGCAGCTCCGACTCCTTAGCTGGCTCCACCTGGCTCCACCCTTCACCTCTGCAGGAAATCTCATTTTAGTGCAAGCTAAAGATGGATTATCAACCAGCAAATAAGGCGGTGggaccctggggtgggggtggagggcctCGAGTTTTGGCCACACGCTGCACAATAAACTTCTTTGCTAAGTGTCCTATAGAAGGTGCTTTCTATGTGCTGGCTGTCCCTCAGAGCCTCTCTGTCCCAGAGGGACCCCACACCTCAAAGGAGCTGCTGAGTCTGACCCACTGGCCTCTCAGGGAGCTAGCATGCTGAATGGTGTGCTGCTCAGTTTGACGGCCCCAGACCTA
The Apodemus sylvaticus chromosome 9, mApoSyl1.1, whole genome shotgun sequence DNA segment above includes these coding regions:
- the Capn10 gene encoding calpain-10, producing the protein MRAVRAETPARELFRDAAFPASDSSLFYNLSTPLAQFREDITWRRPQEICATPQLFPDNPWEGQVKQGLLGDCWFLCACAALQKSRHLLDQVFPPGQPGWSDQKYRGLFTCRIWQFGRWEEVTIDDRLPCLAGRLCFSRCQREDVFWLPLLEKAYAKVHGSYEHLWAGQVADALVDLTGGLAERWSLKDVVKASGQQDRPSAGEHRTCRQLLRLKDQCLISCSVLSPRAGARELGEFHAFIISDLQELRSLTGQGILLLRIHNPWGRRCWQGLWREGGEGWSQVEPAKESELLAQLQEGEFWVEEEEFLREFDEVTIGYPVTEAGHLQSLYTEKVLCHTRTLPGAWVTGQSAGGCRNNSGFPCNPKFWLRLLDPSEVCVAVLQRPRRHSVGQARALVGASPAPATLPGKDYQAVGLHIWKVEKRKISLPRVLSAPPVAGTACHAYDREIHLHCELSPGYYLAVPSTFLKDVPGQFLLRVFSTGKISLSAVRLASKGASPGTALPAGEWETVHLRGCWRAGQTAGGSRNFASYPCNPCLPFSVPEGAGPRYIRITLQQHCRLSDSQLHPIGFHVFQVPADGENQDACSLLLQEPLLSCVPHCYAQEVSRLCLLSAGNYRIVPSTYLPDTEGTFTVTIATRIDRQSIHSQEMLGQLLQEVSFMAVMKA